Proteins from a genomic interval of Betta splendens chromosome 10, fBetSpl5.4, whole genome shotgun sequence:
- the LOC114864349 gene encoding protocadherin beta-15-like: MEYNRFSVHYGFAFLLLLLHPVIGDVSYSIPEEMKRGSVIGNVAKDLGLDLSRLSARKARIDTEDSGAKYCSLNLNTGDLIVNERIDREGLCAKRPSCVLQQELVLENPLELHRISVLVQDVNDNSPQFKEDSLKIEIQESADKGARFQLDEAHDGDIGQNAVQGYSLQQNDHFKLNLKTKASGRKYGELILDRELDREDKGDLILLLTAFDGGSPQRSGTVVIHVTVLDANDNVPVFSQSVYKASLPENSPLETLVITVSATDADEGLNGEIIYGFDHVADDKQVFSLDPKTGDIKVAGFIDFEKESLYEMQISAKDGLGLASYATVTIEITDINDNAPVIYMKSLTMQIPENVSPGTEVGIINVQDRDSENNRQVRCSIQQNVPFKLVPSIKNYYSLVTTGQLDRELVSDYNITISATDEGSPPLSSSKTVHLSVADVNDNPPVFEEQSYSAYVSENNKPGSTLCSVAARDPDWRQNGTVIYSLLPAEVNGAPVSSYVSVNGDTGVIHAVRSFDYEQFRSFKVHVMARDNGSPPLSSNVTVSVFVSDVNDNSPQILYPAPEGNSFMTELVPKAAHGGSLVSKVIAVDADSGQNAWLSYHIVKSTDPGLFTIGVHSGEIRTQRDVLESDSMKQNLIVSVKDNGQPSLSATCSMYLLISDNLAEVPELKDISYDEKNSKLTSYLIIALVSVSTFFLTFIIILGVRFCRRRKPRLLFDGAVAIPSAYLPPNYADVDGTGTLRSTYNYDAYLTTGSRTSDFKFVSSYNDNTLPADQTLRKSPSDFADAFGDSDGSPEVGTCHVTTVRSVEPVIYSLSCRSSFY; this comes from the coding sequence ATGGAATACAACCGGTTTTCGGTGCACTACGGTTttgcgtttcttcttcttctcctccacccagtTATCGGAGATGTGAGCTACTCCATTCCAGAGGAAATGAAACGTGGATCTGTAATTGGTAATGTAGCAAAGGATCTAGGACTTGATTTGAGCCGACTGTCCGCTCGAAAGGCTCGTATCGATACAGAGGACAGCGGTGCAAAGTATTGCAGTTTGAATCTCAACACCGGGGATCTGATTGTTAATGAAAGGATCGACAGAGAAGGGCTTTGTGCGAAGAGGCCCTCCTGTGTTCTCCAACAGGAACTTGTCCTGGAAAACCCGCTAGAGCTGCACCGTATTAGTGTCCTCGTTCAAGATGTTAATGATAATTCACCGCAGTTTAAGGAGGATTCTCTTAAAATAGAAATACAAGAATCAGCTGATAAGGGTGCACGTTTTCAGTTAGACGAAGCGCACGATGGAGACATCGGACAAAACGCTGTTCAAGGCTATTCACTACAACAGAATGaccatttcaaattaaatctaAAGACGAAGGCCAGTGGTAGAAAATATGGTGAACTAATCTTAGACAGGGAGTTAGACAGAGAGGACAAAGGGGATCTGATTCTTTTGCTTACAGCGTTTGATGGTGGCTCCCCTCAGAGATCAGGCACCGTAGTTATACACGTCACTGTGCTGGATGCTAATGATAATGTACCAGTGTTTAGTCAGAGCGTTTATAAAGCAAGTCTGCCTGAAAACTCTCCTTTGGAAACGTTAGTGATCACAGTGAGTGCAACTGATGCAGACGAGGGATTGAACGGTGAAATAATCTATGGATTTGACCATGTAGCAGATGACAAGCAAGTTTTCAGTTTAGACCCTAAAACAGGAGACATCAAAGTGGCTGGATTTATTGATTTCGAAAAGGAATCTTTATATGAAATGCAGATTAGTGCAAAAGATGGTTTGGGACTGGCTTCGTATGCAACTGTAACAATTGAAATAACGGACATAAACGACAATGCTCCAGTGATTTACATGAAATCACTGACGATGCAAATACCGGAGAATGTGTCACCTGGTACAGAGGTGGGCATCATTAACGTACAGGACAGAGACTCTGAGAACAACAGACAGgttcgctgctccatccagcaaaATGTCCCATTCAAATTAGTTCCttccattaaaaactattattctctggtgaccacaggacaactggaccgtgaactagtgtctgattacaacattaccatcagtgccactgacgagggttctcctcctctgtcctcctctaaaaccgttcacttatctgtagctgacgtcaacgacaacccacctgtgtttgaggaacagtcctacagcgcatatgtgagtgaaaacaacaaacctggctcCACCTTATGTTCCGTGGCTGCTCGAGACCCGGACTGGAGACAGAACGGTACCGTGATCTACTCTCTGttacctgctgaggtgaacggtgccccggtgtcgtcctatgtgtcagtgaacggagacacgggggtgatccacgctgtgaggtcgtttgattacgaacagttcaggagttttaaagtgcacgtgatggccagagacaacggttctcctcctctcagcagcaacgtgaccgtcagtgtgttcgtgtcggatgtgaacgacaactctcctcagatactgtaccccgccccggagggcaactcgttcatgaccgagctggtccccaaagctgcacacggaggctctctggtgtccaaagtcatagcggtggacgcggactccggacagaacgcctggctgtcctatcacatagtcaaatccactgatccgggacttttcaccatcggtgtccacagcggagagatcaggacgcagagggacgttttagagtctgacagcatgaagcagaacctcattgtgtcggtgaaagataacggacagccctctctgtctgccacctgttccatgtatttactgatctctgataacttggctgaggtgccagaactgaaggacatttcttacgatgagaagaattccaagctgacgtcgtatctgatcattgctctggtgtccgtgtccacgtttttcctgaccttcatcatcatcctgggtgtgaggttctgtcgtaggaggaagcccagactgttgtttgacggagcagtagccatccccagcgcttatctccctcctaattacgcagatgttgacggcacgggaactttacgcagcacttacaactatgacgcctacctgacaacaggctctagaaccagtgactttaagttcgtgtcatcctataatgacaacacgctgcctgctgaccagactctgaggaagagtccttcagactttgctgatgcttttggagaTTCGGATGGTTCTCCTGAGGTAGGCACTTGTCATGTCACCACTGTGAGATCTGTCGAACCAGTGATTTACAGCCTTTCGTGTCgttcttctttttattaa
- the LOC114864367 gene encoding protocadherin beta-15-like: protein MDGNMKSFQSHSFYFVLLLFLHVAYGDINYSFPEEMKRGSVIGNVAKDLGMETGAFANRRARIDSDGTDKRYCDINLNNGELVVADRIDREGLCGEKASCVLKHELVLENPLELHRISLHVQDINDNAPQFKEEMINLEIQESADRGARFVIEEAHDADVGQNSVQQYSLKKNENFVLATNGNTIELVLDKELDREKQQIIDLILTALDGGSPQRSGTVVIHVTVLDANDNVPVFSQSVYKANLPENAPVDTVVVTVSATDADEGVNGDVTYEFGHVTEDVKKVFIIDSKVGEIRVIGTVDFETTKSFDIRVKAKDGLGLSSYAKVIISVTDVNDNAPVLNIKSLTNPVSENTSPGTEVGIINVQDRDSENNRQVRCSIQQNVPFKLVPSIKNYYSLVTTGQLDRELVSDYNITISATDEGSPPLSSSKTVHLSVADVNDNPPVFEEQSYSAYVSENNKPGSTLCSVAARDPDWRQNGTVIYSLLPAEVNGAPVSSYVSVNGDTGVIHAVRSFDYEQFRSFKVHVMARDNGSPPLSSNVTVSVFVSDVNDNSPQILYPAPEGNSFMTELVPKAAHGGSLVSKVIAVDADSGQNAWLSYHIVKSTDPGLFTIGVHSGEIRTQRDVLESDSMKQNLIVSVKDNGQPSLSATCSMYLLISDNLAEVPELKDISYDEKNSKLTSYLIIALVSVSTFFLTFIIIILGVRFCRRRKPRLLFDGAVAIPSAYLPPNYADVDGTGTLRSTYNYDAYLTTGSRTSDFKFVSSYNDNTLPADQTLRKSPSDFADAFGDSDGSPEVGTCHVTTVRSAEPVIYSLSCRSSF from the coding sequence atggatggaaatatgaAATCGTTTCAGTCGCATAGCTTTtactttgttcttcttctgttcttGCACGTCGCGTATGGAGACATCAACTATTCCTTTCCAGAGGAAATGAAGCGAGGATCAGTTATTGGAAACGTAGCCAAGGATCTCGGGATGGAAACGGGTGCGTTCGCTAACAGAAGAGCCCGCATCGACTCCGACGGGACGGACAAACGTTACTGTGACATAAACCTGAATAATGGAGAGCTGGTTGTTGCCGACAGGATTGACCGAGAGGGGCTTTGTGGAGAGAAGGCTTCGTGCGTTCTGAAACACGAGCTTGTGCTGGAGAATCCTCTGGAGCTCCATAGAATTAGTTTACACGTTCAGGATATTAATGACAACGCTCCACAGTTTAAGGAGGAAATGATCAATCTAGAAATTCAGGAGTCCGCAGACAGGGGAGCTCGTTTTGTGATCGAAGAGGCGCACGATGCGGATGTAGGACAGAATTCAGTTCAGCAGTACAGCCTCAAAAAGAATGAGAATTTCGTTTTGGCCACTAATGGAAACACAATTGAGCTCGTGCTCGATAAAGAGCTTGATCGTGAAAAACAGCAGATCATTGATCTGATCCTTACGGCTCTAGATGGTGGCTCCCCTCAGAGATCAGGAACCGTAGTTATACACGTCACTGTGCTGGATGCTAATGATAATGTACCAGTGTTTAGTCAGAGCGTTTATAAAGCAAATCTGCCTGAAAACGCTCCTGTAGATACTGTGGTAGTCACAGTGAGTGCAACTGATGCAGACGAGGGAGTGAATGGAGACGTGACTTATGAATTTGGTCACGTTACAGAGGACGTAAAGAAGGTGTTCATTATTGACAGCAAAGTAGGTGAGATCAGAGTAATTGGCACCGTTGATTTTGAAACTACAAAATCATTTGATATACGAGTAAAGGCAAAAGATGGTTTAGGGTTATCATCCTACGCCAAGGTAATAATTTCTGTTACTGATGTGAATGACAACGCCCCTGTACTCAATATAAAATCATTAACCAATCCTGTATCAGAAAACACGTCACCTGGTACAGAGGTGGGCATCATTAACGTGCAGGACAGAGACTCTGAGAACAACAGACAGgttcgctgctccatccagcaaaATGTCCCATTCAAGTTAGTTCCttccattaaaaactattattctctggtgaccacaggacaactggaccgtgaactagtgtctgattacaacattaccatcagtgccactgacgagggttctcctcctctgtcctcctctaaaaccgttcacttatctgtagctgacgtcaacgacaacccacctgtgtttgaggaacagtcctacagcgcatatgtgagtgaaaacaacaaacctggctccaccttatgttccgttgctgctcgagacccggactggagacagaacggtaccgtgatctactctctgttacctgctgaggtgaacggtgccccggtgtcgtcctatgtgtcagtgaacggagacacgggggtgatccacgctgtgaggtcgtttgattacgaacagttcaggagttttaaagtgcacgtgatggccagagacaacggttctcctcctctcagcagcaacgtgaccgtcagtgtgttcgtgtcggatgtgaacgacaactctcctcagatactgtaccccgccccggagggcaactcgttcatgaccgagctggtccccaaagctgcacacggaggctctctggtgtccaaagtcatagcggtggacgcggactccggacagaacgcctggctgtcctatcacatagtcaaatccactgatccgggacttttcaccatcggtgtccacagcggagagatcaggacgcagagggacgttttagagtctgacagcatgaagcagaacctcattgtgtcggtgaaagataacggacagccctctctgtctgccacctgttccatgtatttactgatctctgataacttggctgaggtgccagaactgaaggacatttcttacgatgagaagaattccaagctgacgtcgtatctgatcattgctctggtgtccgtgtccacgtttttcctgaccttcatcatcatcatcctgggtgtgaggttctgtcgtaggaggaagcccagactgttgtttgacggagcagtagccatccccagcgcttatctccctcctaattacgcagatgttgacggcacgggaactttacgcagcacttacaactatgacgcctacctgacaacaggctctagaaccagtgactttaagttcgtgtcatcctataatgacaacacgctgcctgctgaccagactctgaggaagagtccGTCAGAttttgctgatgcttttggagaTTCGGATGGTTCTCCTGAGGTAGGCACTTGTCATGTCACCACTGTAAGATCTGCCGAACCAGTGATTTACAGCCTTTCGTGTCGTTCTTCCTTTTAA
- the LOC114864364 gene encoding protocadherin gamma-A11-like gives MEYNRFSVHYGFAFLLLLLHPVIGDVSYSIPEEMKRGSVIGNVAKDLGLDLSRLSARKARIDTEDSGAKYCSLNLNTGDLIVNERIDREGLCAKRPSCVLQQELVLENPLELHRISVLVQDVNDNSPQFKEDSLKIEIQESADKGARFQLDEAHDGDIGQNAVQGYSLQQNDHFKLNLKTKASGRKYGELILDTELDREDKGELILLLTALDGGSPQRSGTVVIHVTVLDANDNVPVFSQSVYKASLPENSPLETLVITVSATDADEGLNGEIIYGFDHVADDKQVFSLDPKTGDIKVAGFIDFEKESLYEMQISAKDGLGLASYATVTIEITDINDNAPVIYMKSLTMQIPENVTPGTEVGIINVQDRDSENNRQVRCSIQQNVPFKLVPSIKNYYSLVTTGQLDRELVSDYNITISATDEGSPPLSSSKTVHLSVADVNDNPPVFEEQSYSAYVSENNKPGSTLCSVAARDPDWRQNGTVIYSLLPAEVNGAPVSSYVSVNGDTGVIHAVRSFDYEQFRSFKVHVMARDNGSPPLSSNVTVSVFVSDVNDNSPQILYPAPEGNSFMTELVPKAAHGGSLVSKVIAVDADSGQNAWLSYHIVKSTDPGLFTIGVHSGEIRTQRDVLESDSMKQNLIVSVKDNGQPSLSATCSMYLLISDNLAEVPELKDISYDEKNSKLTSYLIIALVSVSTFFLTFIIIILGVRFCRRRKPRLLFDGAVAIPSAYLPPNYADVDGTGTLRSTYNYDAYLTTGSRTSDFKFVSSYNDNTLPADQTLRKSPSDFADAFGDSDGSPEVGTNVFA, from the coding sequence ATGGAATACAACCGGTTTTCGGTGCACTACGGTTttgcgtttcttcttcttctcctccacccagtTATCGGAGATGTGAGCTACTCCATTCCAGAGGAAATGAAACGAGGATCTGTAATTGGTAATGTAGCAAAGGATCTAGGACTTGATTTGAGCCGACTGTCCGCTCGAAAGGCTCGTATCGATACAGAGGACAGCGGTGCAAAGTATTGCAGTTTAAATCTCAACACCGGGGATCTGATTGTTAATGAAAGGATCGACAGAGAAGGGCTTTGTGCGAAGAGGCCCTCCTGTGTTCTCCAACAGGAACTTGTCCTGGAAAACCCGCTAGAGCTGCACCGTATTAGTGTCCTCGTTCAAGATGTTAATGATAATTCACCGCAGTTTAAGGAGGATTCTCTAAAAATAGAAATACAGGAATCAGCTGATAAGGGTGCACGTTTTCAGTTAGACGAAGCGCACGATGGAGACATCGGGCAAAACGCTGTTCAAGGCTATTCACTACAACAGAATGaccatttcaaattaaatctaAAGACGAAGGCCAGTGGTAGAAAATATGGTGAACTAATCTTAGATACGGAGTTAGACAGAGAGGACAAAGGGGAACTGATTCTTTTGCTTACAGCATTGGATGGTGGCTCCCCTCAGAGATCAGGCACCGTAGTTATACACGTCACTGTGCTGGACGCTAATGATAATGTACCAGTGTTTAGTCAGAGCGTTTATAAAGCAAGTCTGCCTGAAAACTCTCCTTTGGAAACGTTAGTGATCACAGTGAGTGCAACTGATGCAGACGAGGGATTGAACGGTGAAATAATCTATGGATTTGACCATGTAGCAGATGACAAGCAAGTTTTCAGTTTAGACCCTAAAACAGGAGACATCAAAGTGGCTGGATTTATTGATTTCGAAAAGGAATCTTTATATGAAATGCAGATTAGTGCAAAAGATGGTTTGGGACTGGCTTCGTATGCAACTGTAACAATTGAAATAACGGACATAAACGACAATGCTCCAGTGATTTACATGAAATCACTGACGATGCAAATACCGGAGAATGTGACACCTGGTACAGAGGTGGGCATCATTAACGTACAGGACAGAGACTCGGAGAACAACAGACAGgttcgctgctccatccagcaaaATGTTCCATTCAAATTAGTTCCATCCATTAAAAACTATTACTCTctggtgaccacaggacaacTGGACCGCGAACTAGTGTCTGATTACAACAttaccatcagtgccactgacgagggttctcctcctctgtcctcctctaaaaccgttcacttatctgtagctgacgtcaacgacaacccacctgtgtttgaggaacagtcctacagcgcatatgtgagtgaaaacaacaaacctggctcCACCTTATGTTCCGTGGCTGCTCGAGACCCGGACTGGAGACAGAACGGTACCGTGATCTACTCTCTGttacctgctgaggtgaacggtgccccggtgtcgtcctatgtgtcagtgaacggagacacgggggtgatccacgctgtgaggtcgtttgattacgaacagttcaggagttttaaagtgcacgtgatggccagagacaacggttctcctcctctcagcagcaacgtgaccgtcagtgtgttcgtgtcggatgtgaacgacaactctcctcagatactgtaccccgccccggagggcaactcgttcatgaccgagctggtccccaaagctgcacacggaggctctctggtgtccaaagtcatagcggtggacgcggactccggacagaacgcctggctgtcctatcacatagtcaaatccactgatccgggacttttcaccatcggtgtccacagcggagagatcaggacgcagagggacgttttagagtctgacagcatgaagcagaacctcattgtgtcggtgaaagataacggacagccctctctgtctgccacctgttccatgtatttactgatctctgataacttggctgaggtgccagaactgaaggatatttcttacgatgagaagaattccaagctgacgtcgtatctgatcattgctctggtgtccgtgtccacgtttttcctgaccttcatcatcatcatcctgggtgtgaggttctgtcgtaggaggaagcccagactgttgtttgacggagcagtagccatccccagcgcttatctccctcctaattacgcagatgttgacggcacaggaactttacgcagcacttacaactatgacgcctacctgacaacaggctctagaaccagtgactttaagttcgtgtcatcgtataatgacaacacgctgcctgctgaccagactctgaggaagagtccGTCAGAttttgctgatgcttttggagaTTCGGATGGTTCTCCTGAGGTAGGAACAAATGTGTTCGCTTAG
- the LOC114864361 gene encoding protocadherin gamma-A11-like codes for MDGNMKSFKSYSFYFVLLLFLHVAYGDINYSFPEEMKRGSVIGNVAKDLGMETGAFANRRARIDSDGTDKRYCDINLNNGELVVADRIDREGLCGEKASCVLKHELVLENPLELHRISLHVHDINDNAPRFKEEMIHLEIRESADRGARFVIEEAHDADVGQNSVQQYSLKKNENFVLATNGNTIELVLDKELDREKQQNIDLILTALDGGSPQRSGTVVIHVTVLDANDNVPVFSQSVYKANLPENAPVDTVVVTVSATDADEGVNGDVTYEFGHVTEDVKKVFIIDSKVGEIRVIGTVDFETTKSFDIRVKAKDGLGLSSYAKVIISVTDVNDNAPVLNIKSLTNPVSENTSPGTEVGIINVQDRDSENNRQVRCSIQQTVPFKLVPSIKNYYSLVTTGQLDRELVSDYNITISATDEGSPPLSSSKTVHLSVADVNDNPPVFEEQSYSAYVSENNKPGSTLCSVAARDPDWRQNGTVIYSLLPAEVNGAPVSSYVSVNGDTGVIHAVRSFDYEQFRSFKVHVMARDNGSPPLSSNVTVSVFVSDVNDNSPQILYPAPEGNSFMTELVPKAAHGGSLVSKVIAVDADSGQNAWLSYHIVKSTDPGLFTIGVHSGEIRTQRDVLESDSMKQNLIVSVKDNGQPSLSATCSMYLLISDNLAEVPELKDISYDEKNSKLTSYLIIALVSVSTFFLTFIIIILGVRFCRRRKPRLLFDGAVAIPSAYLPPNYADVDGTGTLRSTYNYDAYLTTGSRTSDFKFVSSYNDNTLPADQTLRKSPSDFADAFGDSDGSPEVGTCHAIYIK; via the coding sequence atggatggaaatatgaAATCGTTTAAGTCGTACAGCTTTtactttgttcttcttctgtttttgcaCGTCGCGTATGGAGACATCAACTATTCCTTTCCAGAGGAAATGAAGCGAGGATCAGTTATTGGAAACGTAGCCAAGGATCTTGGGATGGAAACGGGTGCGTTCGCTAACAGAAGAGCCCGCATCGACTCCGACGGGACGGACAAACGTTACTGTGACATAAACCTGAATAATGGAGAGCTGGTTGTTGCCGACAGGATTGACCGAGAGGGGCTTTGTGGAGAGAAGGCTTCGTGCGTTCTGAAACACGAGCTTGTGCTGGAGAATCCTCTGGAGCTCCATAGAATTAGTTTACACGTTCATGATATTAATGATAACGCTCCACGGTTTAAGGAGGAAATGATACATCTAGAAATTCGCGAATCTGCAGACAGGGGAGCTCGTTTTGTGATCGAAGAGGCGCACGATGCGGATGTAGGACAGAATTCAGTTCAGCAGTACAGCCTCAAAAAGAATGAGAATTTCGTTTTGGCCACTAATGGAAACACAATTGAGCTCGTGCTCGATAAAGAGCTTGATCgtgaaaaacagcagaacattgATCTGATCCTTACGGCTCTAGATGGTGGCTCCCCTCAGAGATCAGGAACCGTAGTTATACACGTCACTGTGCTGGATGCTAATGATAATGTACCAGTGTTTAGTCAGAGCGTTTATAAAGCAAATCTGCCTGAAAACGCTCCTGTAGATACTGTGGTAGTCACAGTGAGTGCAACTGATGCAGACGAGGGAGTGAATGGAGACGTGACTTATGAATTTGGTCACGTTACAGAGGACGTAAAGAAGGTGTTCATTATTGACAGCAAAGTAGGTGAGATCAGAGTAATTGGCACCGTTGATTTTGAAACTACAAAATCATTTGATATACGAGTAAAGGCAAAAGATGGTTTAGGGTTATCATCCTACGCCAAGGTAATAATTTCTGTTACTGATGTGAATGACAACGCCCCTGTACTCAATATAAAATCATTAACCAATCCTGTATCAGAAAACACGTCACCTGGTACAGAGGTGGGCATCATTAACGTGCAGGACAGAGACTCTGAGAACAACAGACAGgttcgctgctccatccagcaaaCTGTCCCATTCAAATTAGTTCCttccattaaaaactattactctctggtgaccacaggacaactggaccgtgaactagtgtctgattacaacattaccatcagtgccactgacgagggttctcctcctctgtcctcctctaaaaccgttcacttatctgtagctgacgtcaacgacaacccacctgtgtttgaggaacagtcctacagcgcatatgtgagtgaaaacaacaaacctggctcCACCTTATGTTCCGTGGCTGCTCGAGACCCGGACTGGAGACAGAACGGTACCGTGATCTACTCTCTGttacctgctgaggtgaacggtgccccggtgtcgtcctatgtgtcagtgaacggagacacgggggtgatccacgctgtgaggtcgtttgattacgaacagttcaggagttttaaagtgcacgtgatggccagagacaacggttctcctcctctcagcagcaacgtgaccgtcagtgtgttcgtgtcggatgtgaacgacaactctcctcagatactgtaccccgccccggagggcaactcgttcatgaccgagctggtccccaaagctgcacacggaggctctctggtgtccaaagtcatagcggtggacgcggactccggacagaacgcctggctgtcctatcacatagtcaaatccactgatccgggacttttcaccatcggtgtccacagcggagagatccggacgcagagggacgttttagagtctgacagcatgaagcagaacctcattgtgtcggtgaaagataacggacagccctctctgtctgccacctgttccatgtatttactgatctctgataacttggctgaggtgccagaactgaaggatatttcttacgatgagaagaattccaagctgacgtcgtatctgatcattgctctggtgtccgtgtccacgtttttcctgaccttcatcatcatcatcctgggtgtgaggttctgtcgtaggaggaagcccagactgttgtttgacggagcagtagccatccccagcgcttatctccctcctaattacgcagatgttgacggcacaggaactttacgcagcacttacaactatgacgcctacctgacaacaggctctagaaccagtgactttaagttcgtgtcatcctataatgacaacacgctgcctgctgaccagactctgaggaagagtccgtcagactttgctgatgcttttggagaTTCTGATGGTTCTCCAGAGGTAGGCACTTGTCATGCTATCTATATTAAATGA